A window of the Helianthus annuus cultivar XRQ/B chromosome 4, HanXRQr2.0-SUNRISE, whole genome shotgun sequence genome harbors these coding sequences:
- the LOC110935197 gene encoding uncharacterized protein LOC110935197 translates to MENETRVTNLVTVLEHATVMAKQLPSTTDSATIYASLHAAHRHLSLFLAHTTQSPPPQQQLQADSIDEDEPMRIADEEDSKIETMEERLKDISIQQRNNKRLKRSLSSASLDCQIESARARFDYDPHVARLRALDLIFQFHC, encoded by the coding sequence ATGGAGAATGAGACACGAGTCACAAACCTTGTGACAGTTTTAGAGCACGCAACCGTCATGGCAAAGCAGCTTCCATCAACCACCGACTCTGCAACTATTTACGCCTCCCTCCACGCCGCTCACCGCCACCTCTCTCTCTTCCTCGCTCACACCacacaatcaccaccaccacaacaacaactACAAGCGGATAGTATCGATGAGGATGAACCGATGCGAATTGCCGATGAGGAGGATTCGAAGATTGAAACGATGGAGGAGCGATTGAAAGATATCTCGATTCAGCAGCGCAATAACAAGCGGTTGAAACGATCGTTATCGTCGGCGTCGTTAGATTGCCAAATTGAATCTGCTAGGGCTCGGTTTGATTACGATCCTCATGTAGCCAGATtgagagctttagatctgatttttCAGTTTCATTGTTGA